The Aspergillus nidulans FGSC A4 chromosome VIII genome contains the following window.
CACGCCAGTTCCCGCGTCCATCAGAATCCCACGACCAACTGAAAGAAGCCAGAAGTGGGTTGTTGACGTAGCTGGATCAGTGGCACTAGAATCAGATCCACCCAGCCTATTCGTCCCATCTGCCCCATTGGCACAACCTTCCCCGGCTTCTGTCCCGCTCGCAGTGTCATTTGGAATCGCGCTTCTCAAGGCGTTTTCGAATGCATCTACCGCTGCTTTCTGGCTGGGGAAAAGAATACGGGTCTCGTCATGCTCGAACCTGGAACTATCAACATTTACCACGAGACTATCATCCGCAAGATCATGCAAGTACGGAATAAGTACTGCCTCCAGAGCACCTTCGGTCGCGAACTGAGGTATAGGAAACCGGTCTCGGTTCCGGCCATGGGCGGCGCTACGCTTGAAGCCGGCGAGGACAGCACTGCGGCCTCCCTCGGCGAACAGTATCAGCGCTTTCAAAAAATCGTACCCGAATTGCTCCCTGCGTCCAATGACATTATCCTCCCCCGGAGCAGGTCCGATCTGTTGGAATTTCTCGAGAACATCGTCGTCCACTCCGTAATCCTGCACGTCCCCACCTAGAGCCCGCGCAAGTGTGCCGGCGGCCTGCACAAACCTGTAAGCTGACTCCCTATTACGTCGCAGCGTCTGCTGCACTCGCACGATTTCAGGGGTGGGATTGAGGGGGTATCTCCAGGTCCTCatgatctcttccatctgAGGTAAGAAGGTCAGTGCCAGCATCAatgcggaagagaaggagtCGTGGAAGGCCACGACAGAGAATGGAGTTGCCATATTAGCATGTTCACGGGCCGAAGCTtcgagggagaagagagccTTCCTGAGCTTGACAAGGCCCTTGGCAATTCTCAAACTTTGCCTTTGAACCTCATTGAGCACGGAGTATCTCGCCTGTTCCATTGCCTCCGCCGAAGCCACGGCGGACGCAGTGGAACCTTCGTGTAACAAGGAAGGAAATGGTATGTCCTCCGTTTCGCCATTGCCATACCGGACTCGAACTGCTAACTCCCCTTCTCCGTGAGTTTCTTCACTTCGGCGGGCTGATCTGCGTCTACCGCCACTGGATTGGGATGACTGCGAGGACTGCGAGGTCCTAGGTTGGCGCTTACGCTTTCTGTCCTTGGAGCTCCGTCTCTTACGTGAGCTAGATTGACCTTGCACAGATGACTGTTGCTCCTGGGTACTTAGTGCGTCAGGACTTCGGACCAAGTCGAAACTGTAAATGTGGTCGCCAGACCAGCTCACAATCATCTCATTGGGATTGGCATTACTGATTTTACACGCTGTGATGTGGCCTTTATAACGTGACTTGGTCCGTGTCTTGCCGTTCGGCGCAAACCTTCTGACACACCGCGTCGCCTGGCCCATTAGCTCCTCATCATAGCCGCTTCCTATGCCAGGGGATGTACCGGGATCACCCCGTTCAGCGGTCATGTCTCGACCTAACATACGTCTGTCATGAAGGAAGCAATGCAGGTGGGCCCCGCCCAAAGCAATGTAATGCGGCTGGCTCGGAGAGCATGATATGGTGTTCAGATCGATCCTGTGCCGCTTGTACGAGATCAGTGGCGGGGGAACATTCGAGTCATCGTGCCCTTCTCCTACGCGCTGCGTCATGTACAGAAGGCCGCCACGGGGTTTGGGGTACGCAGAGGAAGGCAGACGCAGATCCCACTGGCGAACTTCCCCGTCCTCAGAGCAAGTCAGGAAGAGATATGGAGACGACTCCGTCACGATGCGCTTGACGCGGTCCGCATGGCTTCGATAAATGCGGGCGTTAGTGTTTCCTACACCAAGATAGCGCGTATTGCCGAAAAACCGGTTCAAATGCGGGTTTCTTGCTTGATTGGCGAACGCTGGCGGTATCCCCTGCGAGCCATTCCGGCTGCTGGAATACTCGATATCAAAAACTCGTACCTGGCTatcaccagcagcagtcaCAAGAGTCTGGTCATTTGAGTGCGGCATAAATGCGACAGAGAAAATATTCCCTGTGTGACCGGTGAAGACGCTGGTGTTTAGTGCAAACGGTGCAGTGGACGAGTCTGGCTGGTACGAGTATATATTCAAGTGAAAATCATCCGACCCCGACGCGAGAAGGCGACCAGATCGCGACCAGCTGCAAATCATCAGTTTCCCAGCCGCTGGGAATGATTAAGAAGCGCCGACAAAGAGATGCTGAAAAGTGGGACGGGCGAGGGTCGCGCACATACCTCAACGCATTCACACAGCCGGTATGGCCCCCCAACTCATTGACAATGTCCAGATCGTTGACCCATTCCTTTGAACCGTAGATGCCGCGAATATTGGCCTTCGTCGAGCCTCCACCGGCCTCCCGAAGCCAGATGCGGTCGTACAGAGAC
Protein-coding sequences here:
- a CDS encoding WD repeat-containing protein (transcript_id=CADANIAT00002433); its protein translation is MTRSLYDRIWLREAGGGSTKANIRGIYGSKEWVNDLDIVNELGGHTGCVNALSWSRSGRLLASGSDDFHLNIYSYQPDSSTAPFALNTSVFTGHTGNIFSVAFMPHSNDQTLVTAAGDSQVRVFDIEYSSSRNGSQGIPPAFANQARNPHLNRFFGNTRYLGVGNTNARIYRSHADRVKRIVTESSPYLFLTCSEDGEVRQWDLRLPSSAYPKPRGGLLYMTQRVGEGHDDSNVPPPLISYKRHRIDLNTISCSPSQPHYIALGGAHLHCFLHDRRMLGRDMTAERGDPGTSPGIGSGYDEELMGQATRCVRRFAPNGKTRTKSRYKGHITACKISNANPNEMIVSWSGDHIYSFDLVRSPDALSTQEQQSSVQGQSSSRKRRSSKDRKRKRQPRTSQSSQSSQSSGGRRRSARRSEETHGEGELAVRVRYGNGETEDIPFPSLLHEGSTASAVASAEAMEQARYSVLNEVQRQSLRIAKGLVKLRKALFSLEASAREHANMATPFSVVAFHDSFSSALMLALTFLPQMEEIMRTWRYPLNPTPEIVRVQQTLRRNRESAYRFVQAAGTLARALGGDVQDYGVDDDVLEKFQQIGPAPGEDNVIGRREQFGYDFLKALILFAEGGRSAVLAGFKRSAAHGRNRDRFPIPQFATEGALEAVLIPYLHDLADDSLVVNVDSSRFEHDETRILFPSQKAAVDAFENALRSAIPNDTASGTEAGEGCANGADGTNRLGGSDSSATDPATSTTHFWLLSVGRGILMDAGTGVNFEFVNRSYGGLNATVEDDSDEEIEVERSQDDTEANVEEEAIQDISLAINRGSSQQSHRARSDEIPESQTPMSTDTGSEMENFGIAVASSSSDEHENDEDDDDDDDEDMDDSSESDAAERLFRSYGFERSGREDVENHVPCSSHTRVYRGHCNVKTVKDANFFGLNDEYVVSGSDSGHLFIWERDTCKLVNILKGDDEVVNVVQGHPYEPTIAASGIDDTIKIFSPDQRAQEDARNGINILDPNNPANTLGGGYGGLKSAKCMHDSYRIMSENDVQRQGGMSDAFLTRHMLAQFAATVRQQQGGLVPGEHSRIVLDENCSVM